A region from the uncultured Draconibacterium sp. genome encodes:
- the fabD gene encoding ACP S-malonyltransferase — protein MKAFVFPGQGAQFPGMGKDLYENSAEAKALFEKANDILGFNITDIMFEGEVEDLKQTKVTQPAIFLHSVLLAKTLKDFAPDMVAGHSLGEFSALVANGVLNFEDGLKLVAQRAMAMQKACEVEPSTMAAIVGLEDAVVEEVCASIDDVVVPANYNCPGQLVISGSVAGIDKACELLTEKGAKRAIKLVVGGAFHSPFMEPAREELAAAIEATTFNTPTCPVYQNVDAQPVSDPAVIKENLIAQLTAPVKWTKIMENMIADGATSFTEVGPGKVLQGLVKKVDRKMETVGVNSYEG, from the coding sequence ATGAAAGCATTTGTATTCCCTGGTCAGGGAGCTCAATTCCCCGGAATGGGAAAGGATTTATATGAAAATTCTGCTGAAGCAAAAGCATTATTCGAAAAAGCAAACGATATTTTAGGTTTCAACATTACCGATATTATGTTTGAGGGTGAGGTTGAAGACCTGAAGCAAACTAAAGTTACTCAACCCGCCATTTTCTTACATTCGGTTTTACTGGCAAAAACATTAAAAGATTTTGCTCCTGACATGGTTGCCGGTCACTCGTTGGGCGAGTTTTCGGCACTGGTAGCAAACGGAGTATTAAATTTTGAAGATGGCTTAAAGCTGGTTGCCCAGCGTGCCATGGCTATGCAAAAAGCCTGCGAAGTGGAGCCATCAACTATGGCAGCAATTGTTGGGTTGGAAGATGCTGTGGTGGAAGAAGTTTGTGCTTCAATTGATGATGTTGTGGTACCCGCCAATTACAATTGTCCGGGGCAGTTGGTAATATCTGGTTCGGTTGCCGGAATTGATAAAGCTTGCGAGTTGCTAACTGAAAAAGGAGCTAAACGTGCCATTAAGTTGGTAGTTGGCGGTGCTTTTCACTCGCCGTTTATGGAACCTGCCCGCGAAGAGTTGGCAGCTGCTATAGAAGCTACTACATTTAATACACCTACTTGCCCGGTTTATCAGAATGTTGATGCACAGCCGGTTTCTGATCCTGCTGTAATTAAAGAAAACCTGATTGCCCAGTTAACGGCTCCGGTAAAATGGACAAAAATTATGGAAAACATGATTGCCGATGGAGCTACATCGTTTACCGAAGTTGGCCCGGGTAAAGTTTTACAGGGACTGGTAAAAAAAGTAGATCGTAAAATGGAAACCGTAGGTGTTAACAGCTACGAAGGATAA
- a CDS encoding VTT domain-containing protein, translating into MNDKIAIPKKFYFILFASVIAICLFSFTIGRELYADKTESLFSFGLIHFSGYLFFLLMPVELAFIYYLPHYPAEILIGMALATAVVAQFIDYWIGRLIRPPKIVEIMGRERIEKAERKIKQYGMLTIFLFNLFPLSSPVIALAAGMLRYNFRRFFVVSILGLLIKYLVILWCFS; encoded by the coding sequence ATGAACGACAAAATAGCAATACCAAAGAAGTTCTATTTTATCCTGTTTGCTTCGGTAATTGCTATTTGTCTGTTCTCGTTTACCATTGGCCGCGAGCTTTATGCCGATAAAACGGAAAGCCTTTTTTCTTTTGGCCTCATTCATTTTTCGGGTTACCTGTTTTTTTTATTAATGCCGGTTGAGCTGGCTTTTATTTACTATCTGCCCCATTATCCGGCAGAAATATTAATTGGTATGGCGCTGGCAACAGCAGTGGTGGCGCAGTTTATCGACTATTGGATAGGCCGCTTAATTCGTCCACCAAAAATAGTTGAAATTATGGGGCGCGAACGGATTGAAAAAGCAGAACGGAAAATAAAACAATACGGAATGCTTACCATCTTTCTTTTTAACCTGTTTCCGCTTTCGTCGCCGGTAATTGCTTTGGCTGCCGGCATGCTGCGTTATAATTTTCGACGATTTTTTGTGGTAAGCATTTTGGGATTGTTAATAAAGTATCTTGTAATTCTCTGGTGTTTTTCTTAA
- the glmS gene encoding glutamine--fructose-6-phosphate transaminase (isomerizing) → MCGIVGYIGNKAAFPILINGLKRLEYRGYDSAGVALLNGTLECFRKKGKVADLEQFVSEKNCNGTVGIGHTRWATHGEPSDKNAHPHTSLNGYFSIVHNGIIENYAKIKSDLEAHGYTFASDTDTEVLANLIEFFYRQDDTMSAEAAVQLALSKVVGAYGIAVLCKNENNKIVVARKGSPLVVGLGDGEYFIASDASPIVEYTSQVIYLNDEDIALLQKDGFTLKNVQNNPVSLKISNLNLEIGAMDKGDYDYFMLKEIYEQPKTIEETFRGRLQNDYSEIVLGGLMQVFPKIEKAQRIVIIGCGTSWHAALIAEYLFEEYARVSVEVEYASEFRYRKPVLSPDDVVILISQSGETADTLAALHLAKAEGATVLGICNVVGSSLARETHAGVYTHAGVEIGVASTKAFTAQVTVLTMIALKLAKRKATISDTDYKMLVKELAAVPEKGRIILQENEKIRQIAEKYHEAINALYLGRGYLFPVALEGALKLKEISYIHAEGYAAGEMKHGPIALVDNNLPVVVVAPQDDYYEKVVSNIQEVKARKGNVIAVVTEGDTGLKALANDVIEIPKSHPAMAPLLAVMPLQLLAYHIALLKGCNVDQPRNLAKSVTVE, encoded by the coding sequence ATGTGTGGAATTGTTGGATACATTGGCAATAAAGCGGCTTTTCCGATATTAATTAACGGCCTGAAACGATTGGAATACCGGGGTTACGATTCGGCCGGAGTGGCCTTGTTAAATGGTACGCTCGAGTGTTTCCGAAAAAAAGGCAAGGTGGCAGACCTCGAGCAGTTTGTTAGCGAAAAAAACTGCAACGGCACAGTGGGTATTGGTCATACGCGTTGGGCTACACACGGCGAGCCCAGCGATAAAAATGCACATCCGCACACCTCGTTAAACGGCTACTTTTCAATTGTGCATAACGGGATAATCGAAAACTACGCCAAAATAAAAAGCGATTTGGAGGCACATGGCTACACATTTGCCAGCGATACCGACACCGAGGTATTGGCCAATCTTATCGAGTTTTTTTACCGGCAGGACGATACCATGTCGGCCGAGGCAGCTGTTCAGTTGGCGCTTTCTAAAGTGGTAGGAGCCTATGGTATTGCGGTGTTGTGTAAAAACGAAAACAACAAAATTGTGGTGGCGCGCAAAGGCAGTCCCCTGGTGGTTGGTCTGGGTGACGGCGAGTATTTTATTGCCAGCGATGCCTCGCCAATTGTAGAATACACCAGCCAGGTAATTTACCTGAACGACGAAGATATTGCCCTTTTGCAAAAAGACGGCTTCACGCTAAAAAACGTTCAAAATAACCCGGTTTCGCTAAAAATCAGCAATCTCAATCTGGAGATAGGGGCCATGGATAAGGGCGACTACGACTATTTTATGCTAAAAGAAATTTACGAGCAGCCAAAAACCATCGAGGAAACATTTAGAGGACGCTTGCAAAACGATTACTCTGAAATTGTGTTGGGTGGTTTAATGCAGGTGTTTCCGAAAATTGAGAAAGCACAGCGTATTGTAATTATTGGCTGCGGTACCTCGTGGCATGCTGCCTTAATTGCCGAGTACCTGTTTGAAGAGTATGCGCGCGTTTCGGTTGAAGTGGAATATGCCTCGGAGTTTCGTTACCGCAAGCCGGTGCTGTCGCCTGATGATGTGGTGATATTAATTAGCCAGAGTGGTGAAACGGCAGATACCCTGGCAGCTCTGCACCTGGCAAAGGCCGAAGGGGCAACAGTGTTGGGAATTTGTAATGTGGTAGGCTCAAGCCTTGCGCGCGAAACCCATGCCGGGGTGTACACCCATGCCGGGGTAGAAATTGGCGTAGCTTCAACCAAAGCTTTTACCGCGCAGGTAACCGTACTTACCATGATTGCGCTAAAACTGGCCAAACGCAAAGCAACCATTAGCGATACCGACTATAAAATGTTGGTGAAAGAGCTGGCTGCCGTACCAGAAAAAGGCCGTATTATTTTGCAGGAAAATGAAAAAATACGCCAGATAGCCGAAAAATACCACGAAGCCATAAATGCACTTTATCTCGGGCGTGGCTACCTTTTTCCGGTGGCTTTAGAGGGGGCATTAAAATTGAAAGAAATCTCGTACATACACGCCGAAGGGTATGCTGCCGGCGAAATGAAACACGGCCCAATTGCCCTGGTTGATAACAATTTGCCCGTGGTAGTGGTGGCGCCACAAGACGATTATTACGAGAAAGTGGTAAGCAATATTCAGGAGGTGAAAGCCCGTAAAGGAAATGTTATAGCGGTGGTTACCGAGGGCGATACCGGCCTGAAAGCCCTCGCCAACGATGTAATTGAAATACCCAAATCGCACCCGGCCATGGCACCACTACTGGCCGTTATGCCCCTGCAGTTGCTGGCTTACCACATTGCCCTGCTAAAAGGATGTAATGTCGATCAGCCCCGTAATCTGGCAAAAAGTGTAACCGTGGAGTAG
- a CDS encoding DUF4954 family protein → MTQNAESNYRNLLDEEIGQLVHQGCSSTDWSLVKVAPDFIPDSIENSKFTGRIRLNGFTGSVKLVGGITFKTGIYNAWLHNCEVGKNALIHNVRSYIANYRIEENVIIHNITTLAVDGETSFGNGVNVEAINEGGGREIPIYDYLSAHVAYMMALYRHRPALVRSLKSMVANYTEYVTDTLGVIGADSRIVNCNTILNVKTGPATTIDGAKKLQNGSLNSNYEAPVHIGEGVIMDDFIVSSGTTIADATLVSKCFVGQGCVLDKHYSAENSLFFANCQGFHGEACSIFAGPYTVTHHKSTLLIAGMFSFLNAGSGSNQSNHLYKLGPIHQGIMERGAKTTSDSYLLWPSRIGAFSLVMGRHYKHCDTTDFPFSYLIESKDESILVPAINLKSIGTIRDTQKWPKRDKRADSNLLDLINFNLLSPYTIDKMIKGREKLLALRQSSGKNAAHYSYEKMKIEKRALDRGIQLYEMAIWKFLGNSVITRLIGGKYNSATEIRAGLQPTTKFGKGYWVDLCGMICPFEALDQLLASVEDGSVQSLEELNSALATLHKNYYNYEWTWAAEVLEQFYGKNINAFEAADVITIVKKWKESVLGIDRFLYEDARKEFSMSKMTGFGVDGENKARELDFAEVRGEFESNVTVKEIREHMEKKEQLGTLMIELMMQVRENKNSVEIAN, encoded by the coding sequence ATGACTCAAAACGCAGAAAGCAATTACAGAAACTTATTGGACGAAGAGATTGGACAGTTGGTGCATCAGGGCTGTTCGTCAACCGATTGGAGCCTGGTTAAGGTGGCACCCGATTTTATACCCGACAGTATTGAAAACAGCAAGTTTACCGGGCGAATTCGTTTAAATGGATTTACCGGCAGCGTAAAACTGGTGGGTGGAATAACCTTTAAAACCGGAATTTACAATGCCTGGTTGCACAATTGCGAGGTGGGTAAAAATGCCCTTATTCACAATGTACGCAGTTATATTGCCAATTATCGCATTGAAGAAAATGTAATTATACATAACATAACAACGCTGGCGGTGGATGGCGAAACCTCGTTTGGTAACGGTGTTAACGTTGAAGCTATTAACGAAGGCGGAGGACGCGAAATTCCTATTTACGATTACCTTTCGGCACACGTGGCTTACATGATGGCTTTATATCGTCACCGCCCGGCGCTCGTGCGCTCGCTTAAAAGTATGGTTGCCAATTATACCGAATATGTTACCGATACCCTTGGTGTTATTGGAGCCGATTCCAGGATTGTGAACTGCAATACCATTCTGAATGTAAAAACTGGTCCGGCTACAACTATTGATGGTGCTAAAAAACTGCAAAATGGAAGTTTGAACAGTAACTACGAAGCGCCGGTACATATTGGCGAAGGCGTTATAATGGACGACTTTATTGTTAGCTCGGGAACGACAATTGCCGACGCCACGCTGGTTTCAAAATGTTTTGTGGGGCAGGGTTGTGTACTCGATAAGCATTATTCGGCTGAAAACTCCCTGTTTTTTGCCAACTGTCAGGGCTTTCATGGCGAAGCTTGCTCTATTTTTGCAGGGCCTTACACCGTTACCCATCACAAATCTACATTGTTAATTGCCGGAATGTTTTCGTTTTTAAATGCGGGTAGCGGTTCCAATCAGAGTAATCATTTGTATAAGCTTGGTCCTATTCACCAGGGAATAATGGAGCGGGGGGCAAAAACCACCAGCGATTCGTATCTGCTGTGGCCATCGCGCATTGGAGCTTTTTCGCTGGTTATGGGGCGACACTACAAACATTGCGATACCACCGATTTTCCTTTCTCGTATTTAATTGAGAGCAAAGATGAAAGTATTTTGGTGCCGGCAATTAATCTAAAAAGTATTGGTACCATTCGCGATACACAAAAGTGGCCCAAGCGCGACAAACGAGCCGATTCAAACCTGCTCGACCTGATTAACTTTAATCTGCTAAGTCCTTATACCATCGATAAAATGATTAAGGGACGCGAGAAATTACTTGCCCTGCGTCAATCATCGGGAAAGAATGCTGCCCACTACAGCTACGAAAAAATGAAAATTGAAAAACGCGCGCTCGACAGGGGGATTCAGCTCTACGAAATGGCCATCTGGAAATTTTTGGGCAACTCGGTTATTACCCGTTTAATAGGAGGGAAGTACAATTCGGCCACCGAAATTAGAGCCGGTTTACAGCCTACTACAAAATTTGGCAAGGGCTATTGGGTCGACCTCTGCGGAATGATTTGTCCTTTTGAGGCGCTCGATCAGTTGCTGGCCTCGGTTGAGGACGGTTCGGTGCAATCGCTCGAGGAGTTGAACTCGGCACTGGCAACCCTACACAAAAATTATTACAATTACGAATGGACCTGGGCAGCAGAAGTGCTGGAGCAGTTTTACGGCAAAAATATCAACGCGTTTGAGGCAGCCGATGTAATTACCATCGTAAAAAAATGGAAAGAAAGCGTATTGGGTATCGACCGCTTTTTATACGAAGATGCACGAAAAGAATTCTCGATGAGTAAAATGACCGGTTTTGGTGTTGACGGTGAAAACAAAGCACGCGAACTGGACTTTGCAGAAGTTCGTGGCGAATTTGAAAGTAATGTTACCGTTAAAGAGATTCGGGAACACATGGAGAAAAAGGAACAGCTCGGCACCCTGATGATTGAACTGATGATGCAGGTTAGGGAGAATAAAAATTCGGTAGAAATTGCAAACTAA